From a single Nothobranchius furzeri strain GRZ-AD chromosome 7, NfurGRZ-RIMD1, whole genome shotgun sequence genomic region:
- the LOC107396307 gene encoding ras-related protein Rab-17 isoform X3 — protein sequence MGETLPRVPGGVPVRTLRVKMVLLGSSGVGKSSLAVRFSKDQFRDSSPTVGCAYLTRVLYLEDITLRFEIWDTAGQEKYHSVTPLYYRGAHAALVVYDICKKETFVRAQVWLRELEKQYIPGSTVVWLIGNKEDLSQNREVSLQEGQNLAQEKGLSFTETSALSGDRVNELLLAVAHGVYESVGEQEDGLSEWHEMPLVDPRHRKSFNPFASCCRVGP from the exons ATGGGGGAGACGCTCCCACGGGTACCAGGAGGAGTGCCAGTCCGGACCCTCAGGGTTAAGATGGTTCTCCTGGGGAGTTCTGGAGTGGGAAAGTCCAGTCTGGCTGTGAGGTTTAGCAAAGATCAGTTCAGGGACTCGTCGCCTACGGTGGGCT GTGCTTATTTGACCAGAGTTTTATATCTGGAGGACATCACGCTCCGGTTTGAGATTTGGGACACAGCGGGACAGGAAAAGTACCACAGTGTGACTCCGCTGTACTACAGAGGAGCCCACGCAGCTCTCGTGGTCTATGACATCTGCAAAAAG GAAACGTTTGTCAGAGCTCAGGTGTGGCTCAGGGAGCTGGAGAAACAATATATTCCAGGATCTACGGTCGTTTGGCTCATAGGCAACAAGGAAGATCTGTCTCAGAATCGAGAAGTTTCACTTCAG GAAGGACAGAATCTGGCCCAAGAAAAAGGTTTGTCCTTCACAGAGACATCGGCTTTGTCAGGAGATCGAGTCAACGAGCTGCTGCTGGCTGTGG CCCACGGGGTCTACGAGAGCGTCGGCGAGCAGGAAGATGGGCTGTCAGAGTGGCACGAGATGCCGCTGGTGGATCCACGGCAcagaaaatccttcaacccgtttgcCTCCTGCTGCAGAGTTGGACCCTGA
- the LOC107396307 gene encoding uncharacterized protein isoform X2, with product MGETLPRVPGGVPVRTLRVKMVLLGSSGVGKSSLAVRFSKDQFRDSSPTVGCAYLTRVLYLEDITLRFEIWDTAGQEKYHSVTPLYYRGAHAALVVYDICKKVETRTRKQEMVCGLFMLLLFVGNVCQSSGVAQGAGETIYSRIYGRLAHRQQGRSVSESRSFTSGRTESGPRKRFVLHRDIGFVRRSSQRAAAGCGPRGLRERRRAGRWAVRVARDAAGGSTAQKILQPVCLLLQSWTLMGLDGLSKEDESKSVQS from the exons ATGGGGGAGACGCTCCCACGGGTACCAGGAGGAGTGCCAGTCCGGACCCTCAGGGTTAAGATGGTTCTCCTGGGGAGTTCTGGAGTGGGAAAGTCCAGTCTGGCTGTGAGGTTTAGCAAAGATCAGTTCAGGGACTCGTCGCCTACGGTGGGCT GTGCTTATTTGACCAGAGTTTTATATCTGGAGGACATCACGCTCCGGTTTGAGATTTGGGACACAGCGGGACAGGAAAAGTACCACAGTGTGACTCCGCTGTACTACAGAGGAGCCCACGCAGCTCTCGTGGTCTATGACATCTGCAAAAAGGTAGAAACCAGAACCAGGAAACAGGAAATGGTTTGTGGGTTGTTCATGCTGTTGTTGTTTGTAGGAAACGTTTGTCAGAGCTCAGGTGTGGCTCAGGGAGCTGGAGAAACAATATATTCCAGGATCTACGGTCGTTTGGCTCATAGGCAACAAGGAAGATCTGTCTCAGAATCGAGAAGTTTCACTTCAG GAAGGACAGAATCTGGCCCAAGAAAAAGGTTTGTCCTTCACAGAGACATCGGCTTTGTCAGGAGATCGAGTCAACGAGCTGCTGCTGGCTGTGG CCCACGGGGTCTACGAGAGCGTCGGCGAGCAGGAAGATGGGCTGTCAGAGTGGCACGAGATGCCGCTGGTGGATCCACGGCAcagaaaatccttcaacccgtttgcCTCCTGCTGCAGAGTTGGACCCTGATGGGTTTAGACGGGCTTTCAAAAGAAGATGAATCTAAATCAGTTCAAAGCTGA
- the LOC107396307 gene encoding ras-related protein Rab-17 isoform X1 has product MGETLPRVPGGVPVRTLRVKMVLLGSSGVGKSSLAVRFSKDQFRDSSPTVGCAYLTRVLYLEDITLRFEIWDTAGQEKYHSVTPLYYRGAHAALVVYDICKKETFVRAQVWLRELEKQYIPGSTVVWLIGNKEDLSQNREVSLQEGQNLAQEKGLSFTETSALSGDRVNELLLAVGKSSSHDAPVQTGRLSDNLSLSNGVPQGSDSGPTCPRGTNYLRCLSTLTTPLCTARCSGLSLSAQEHSYHIPNFHQSGKTTAVVGALLMRDGMDGGEAHIEVFGEEGAASP; this is encoded by the exons ATGGGGGAGACGCTCCCACGGGTACCAGGAGGAGTGCCAGTCCGGACCCTCAGGGTTAAGATGGTTCTCCTGGGGAGTTCTGGAGTGGGAAAGTCCAGTCTGGCTGTGAGGTTTAGCAAAGATCAGTTCAGGGACTCGTCGCCTACGGTGGGCT GTGCTTATTTGACCAGAGTTTTATATCTGGAGGACATCACGCTCCGGTTTGAGATTTGGGACACAGCGGGACAGGAAAAGTACCACAGTGTGACTCCGCTGTACTACAGAGGAGCCCACGCAGCTCTCGTGGTCTATGACATCTGCAAAAAG GAAACGTTTGTCAGAGCTCAGGTGTGGCTCAGGGAGCTGGAGAAACAATATATTCCAGGATCTACGGTCGTTTGGCTCATAGGCAACAAGGAAGATCTGTCTCAGAATCGAGAAGTTTCACTTCAG GAAGGACAGAATCTGGCCCAAGAAAAAGGTTTGTCCTTCACAGAGACATCGGCTTTGTCAGGAGATCGAGTCAACGAGCTGCTGCTGGCTGTGGGTAAGTCCAGCTCCCATGATGCTCCGGTCCAAACTGGGAGGCTTTCAGACAATCTAAGCCTCTCCAATGGTGTGCCTCAGGGCTCTGATTCAGGACCAACATGTCCTAGAGGGACAAATTACCTCCGATGCCTCTCTACGCTGACAACACCCCTGTGTACTGCTAGATGTTCTGGTCTTTCATTATCTGCCCAAGAACATTCCTATCACATTCCAAACTTTCACCAAAGTGGAAAAACCACAGCAGTTGTTGGTGCTTTGCTCATGAGGGACGGTATGGATGGAGGAGAAGCACATATTGAGGTTTTTGGTGAGGAAGGAGCTGCCTCTCCCTGA